TGTTGTAAAGTTAGATACAATAGATTTAGatttaaatttcaaataaatgctgttcttttaaaCATTCCATTTACCCAAAAAATCAACAATAGCTGCTTTCTGAGCAGCAGATAATCATATTAGAAAGATTTAGATTATTAGAAAGATCCTGAGACACTGAAAACTGAAGATACTGTAAATTCAGTTTTGATCTTGTAAATTTGTGATGTGCTTAATATGATTGGTATTTGTTGTTTACTAATATATTCTGATCTTTGTGTTTTACTGCAGTACTGGAAAATGAGCTTCAAGCCAGAATTGATCAGATCTTTAATCAGCTGGAGCGCCTGGAGATTCTTGCCAGTAAAGAGCCACCAAACCGCCGCCAAAATGCCAAACTgtgagttttaaaactaaaacaaatccaCTATTAGCTTCATCAAGGATCCAATCCTTAGCTTTCTCAAAGAATAGCTAATTTCAGCAAAACATCCTTCCTGTCAGAAGATTCAGTCAAAATTCCTTTTGATCAGTAATCATTAACCACAAACATACAGCAGTTCAGTTATGTGGAAGCTGGACTATTGGAGTATTTGATAAAAGTGTACCTAAACGATATAGGTTCAAAGATCGGAAATTGAATGCGCTGCGCAATCAATTCTACCTTAAAAGTTGGCATGAAATGGAAGTCGAAATTGTCCTTTTTCCCATATCATGACATAGATCCAATTAAAATGATCCTGAAATGACGAAAAAAAATATAGGGCGGTGCATGGTTTTGTTCTTCGGTAACCAATCATTGGAAGATGCTACCAAAATGGAAAAAGACTGCACAAAAGTGAGACTATGCACTGATATCTCCATCCGAAAGGCATTCAACAGCACTACtatgtacaaataaaaataaacagtgaattttgatttcatgccgaCTTTTACCCTAAGAAGGTGGCGCACAGTTGCTTTGGCACGATTGTCCCTGTAGTAAATGCATATTGTAAGGTGTTTTGAATAAgaaagcatctgccaaatgaaGACTAATGCCCCGTGGCGGTGAGATCCAGAGAAAACATTCCCTCTGCAGTCACGTCATCACCAGCATTCCTGCCGTGTGTGGCAAAGCCTGGCTAAAACACTGCACAAACACACCTGAGGCCAACACACCTGTTACTCACTCGCAAAACACTGAATTTCTGAAGGAACACACActtcctgtgtgtgtgtcagtgttctcaaacacaaaaatgacattatCTGTTCACATCCTGGGTTTGTGTTGGTAAGACCTATAATGTCAAGAAAGAGTTTAAATTgaagaaatataatttttatcttgattttcctttttgaacaattaatttatttgagAAGCAAAATGATTTATGAAATCAagttttctgaaaaataaaaataaagtaaattgttTTACTTAAAGCTGCTACAGACTATAAGAAATTgataatttaaattaatgtatCTTATTTAAATCTAGAccttttatgattattattgtaattgttataattattaaatttattatctgtttctttcttttttgccatttatttcttatttactgtatattttattatttttgatgttCACATATTACATatcatatacatatttaaaatcctTTGTCAATACTGTACTAAATGTCATgtcaataaagcaacttgaacttgagttgaattgagagagagatagagatacACACAACTTCATTCTAATTTGTtctctaaatattatttatttttgtaaaagtatcagaataaaaatgttttgaaactaTGCATTTTATAATATGGTGCAGTAATCCCACAGTTTCAGCAAACAACTTCCTCTTCAAACTTCTTCAATGATATATAAACAAGTTGTTCACAAGTGTTGCATCAGCTGTAAAACCCTCAGGCTTTTTCTGAAAGAAATTCAGTGTGTTTTTCTTTGTGCAGCCGTGTTGATCAGTTAAAGTACGATGTGCAGCATCTTCAGACAGCCTTGAGGAACTTCCAGCACAGAAGATACGCTCACGAGGCTCAGGAAAGAGAACGAGAGGAGCTCTTGAGTCGAAGTTTCACAACAAATGTCAGtatagaccacacacacacacacacacacacacactcgttcacTCATCAGTCTCCAAACACACAAAACGATAAGACTTTTGATGCCATTGTGTGCTTTAAATGCAGGACGCAGACACCTCAATCCCTATCGATGAGACTTTACAGTTCAATAGCAGTCTACAAAACGCTCACAGAGGAATGGATGATCTGTTGGGTTCGGGCTCCAGCATCCTGAATGGCCTGAGAGACCAGAGGAGCACACTtaaggtgtgtgtgagagacacaGAATACAGGGCGGATTTCAGCCTAGAGCGGGAAGGAgggggatttttttttcatcttcttATCAGGGTGTTTCTAAACATTTCAAATAGTGCTTGACTGATTGTTGATAAAAGTGCTGATGACTGATATAATAGGCTTTAATGATGGCAAACTCACATGTATACAAGATCCGTGAAACCGCATCTAttggtaatttttttaattaaataaatgacagtaaataatttatgCACTCAATAGTaggtgttaaacattttaaacttgacaatgttttaattgttttaaaagttaataattttatattatccGTGCTCGTGTTAATTTTAGTTAACATATTGGtagttgttttttatttctatttgtttttggtaaaaaaaaaaaaaaaaaaaaaatatatatatatatatatatatat
This portion of the Danio rerio strain Tuebingen ecotype United States chromosome 3, GRCz12tu, whole genome shotgun sequence genome encodes:
- the gosr2 gene encoding Golgi SNAP receptor complex member 2 is translated as METLYHQTNKQIQEVQSQMGRLEKTDRQSVHLLENELQARIDQIFNQLERLEILASKEPPNRRQNAKLRVDQLKYDVQHLQTALRNFQHRRYAHEAQEREREELLSRSFTTNDADTSIPIDETLQFNSSLQNAHRGMDDLLGSGSSILNGLRDQRSTLKGTHKKMLDVANMLGLSNTVMRLIEKRASQDKFIMMAGMLATCVVMFLVVKYLS